In uncultured Methanobacterium sp., a genomic segment contains:
- a CDS encoding radical SAM protein yields the protein MVELVRKIKVKSVLNKQKHADEWFLSGYSLNPFSGCSFNCVYCYTRGSKYGENQVPGLAVKINAPEVLVKQLKNRARKREYGFIAFGSATDPYLPVEKDLKITRELLMIILRFHFPVNILTRSPLILRDLDILEKIGKKAILPPELENKMDTGVVTSFSFSTTDENLSRIFEPGAPSPQERLETMKECKKQGFLVGAIFMPLLPFLSDTEEHLDEMIKKVKENGADFILASGLTLFGDGPQDCKTRYYRVLEEHFPELVPKTKALFGNSFAPSRRYQQELHHRVAKLSKKYGIRNSVYKDGNVYGNWFEK from the coding sequence GTGGTTGAACTGGTCCGGAAAATCAAGGTCAAATCGGTTTTAAACAAACAGAAACATGCTGATGAATGGTTCCTGTCGGGTTATTCTTTAAACCCATTCTCAGGCTGTTCTTTTAACTGTGTCTACTGTTACACCAGGGGTAGTAAGTACGGTGAGAACCAGGTCCCGGGTCTGGCAGTTAAGATAAATGCACCCGAAGTACTGGTTAAACAGCTTAAAAACAGGGCACGCAAAAGAGAGTATGGATTCATAGCTTTCGGTTCAGCTACTGATCCTTACCTTCCAGTGGAAAAGGACCTGAAGATAACACGGGAACTTTTAATGATCATTTTAAGATTTCACTTCCCGGTGAACATTTTAACCCGATCTCCACTGATCTTGAGAGATCTGGATATCCTGGAAAAAATTGGCAAAAAAGCAATTTTACCCCCTGAACTGGAGAATAAGATGGACACTGGGGTGGTAACTTCCTTTTCTTTCTCCACCACCGATGAAAATCTCTCCAGAATATTTGAACCAGGAGCTCCTTCTCCCCAGGAGCGATTGGAGACCATGAAAGAATGTAAAAAGCAAGGTTTCCTGGTGGGGGCCATATTCATGCCACTTTTACCATTTTTATCAGATACAGAGGAACATTTAGATGAAATGATTAAAAAAGTTAAAGAAAATGGTGCTGATTTCATCTTAGCCAGTGGATTAACCCTTTTTGGTGATGGACCACAGGACTGTAAAACCCGTTACTACCGTGTTCTGGAGGAGCACTTCCCTGAACTTGTACCTAAAACCAAAGCACTGTTTGGAAATTCCTTTGCACCCTCACGTAGATACCAACAGGAACTTCATCATAGAGTAGCTAAACTCTCTAAAAAGTATGGAATTCGCAATAGTGTTTATAAAGATGGGAATGTGTATGGAAACTGGTTTGAAAAATGA
- a CDS encoding archaeosine biosynthesis radical SAM protein RaSEA produces the protein MNNQQPLNNLLPDIRKKALKRVKKRPPQELAASWSGDDLLYSGPGRTIFLVLPTAGCAWALAGSGGCSMCSYIADSPLEDVSSEELVEIFKEQFQRQIQKQEISGPTAIKIFVSGSFLNEEEIPETARQEIFKIINEYEDVEEVVVESRPEYVNEEILRDCCQLIPGKIFEVAMGLESASDEIRLQRINKGFTREDFEKAMDVIKSLKSDFKVEGKAYLLVKPILTSESEAIEDSVKSAQYAAEIGVGRVSFCPSTIHKGTLMEILWRRGSYQPPWIWSTLEIIRRVRSSVQIPVIMDTAGFGTRRGPYNCKKCNSKLKDAIIQSNINQTIPEDFECECKDKWVADVKYSNVNRSTTNLLKNH, from the coding sequence ATGAACAATCAGCAACCCCTAAATAATTTACTTCCAGATATCAGGAAAAAAGCCCTGAAACGGGTTAAAAAAAGACCTCCACAAGAATTAGCTGCCAGCTGGTCCGGAGACGACTTGTTATATTCGGGACCTGGTCGGACCATATTCCTGGTTCTGCCCACAGCAGGATGTGCCTGGGCTTTGGCTGGATCTGGAGGGTGTAGTATGTGCAGTTACATTGCAGACTCACCCCTGGAAGATGTTTCCAGTGAAGAACTGGTGGAAATTTTCAAAGAGCAGTTCCAGAGGCAAATCCAAAAACAGGAGATTTCAGGACCAACTGCCATTAAGATCTTTGTCTCCGGTAGTTTCCTCAATGAAGAAGAAATACCAGAAACTGCTCGGCAGGAGATCTTCAAAATCATCAATGAATATGAAGATGTTGAAGAAGTTGTGGTTGAATCCAGGCCAGAATATGTGAATGAAGAAATATTAAGGGATTGCTGTCAACTGATTCCCGGGAAAATATTTGAAGTGGCCATGGGACTGGAGAGCGCATCGGATGAGATTCGCCTGCAGAGAATAAACAAAGGGTTCACAAGGGAAGATTTTGAAAAGGCCATGGATGTTATTAAAAGTCTCAAATCAGATTTCAAAGTTGAAGGTAAGGCTTATTTACTAGTTAAACCCATTTTAACCTCAGAAAGTGAGGCAATTGAGGATTCTGTGAAATCTGCCCAGTACGCAGCTGAAATTGGAGTGGGCCGGGTTTCTTTTTGCCCTTCAACCATTCATAAAGGAACTTTAATGGAAATTTTGTGGCGTAGAGGTTCATATCAACCACCATGGATATGGAGTACTTTGGAAATCATCCGCAGGGTGAGAAGCTCGGTTCAAATCCCTGTAATCATGGATACTGCAGGATTTGGAACTCGCAGAGGACCTTACAATTGTAAAAAATGCAATTCAAAATTAAAGGATGCCATCATACAATCCAACATTAATCAGACCATTCCTGAAGACTTTGAATGCGAATGTAAGGATAAATGGGTGGCAGATGTTAAATATTCCAATGTAAACAGGTCCACCACTAATCTCCTAAAAAACCATTAA
- a CDS encoding PocR ligand-binding domain-containing protein, which yields MARILVNDNSSAAGKLKDNLQIMGHQIIYTDCHGEKAAQKAEELKVDLFLMNIPSENFFQMESKNRINETILNSNTPIIPVIDLTKIMQSDYSPLKQVLASSPHGYLLKNQVEDYDLDQLKFTIEMAIYEQGLSTKNNTDNSEDIDLNKDNSHLNKYNHLNDSSLNDELLKTFYDKIPLPYQSLNETGHFIEVNQAWLDTMGYSSEEVIGKWFGEFLAPGYVEMFEKEFPIFLSTGKFHSIELEMVKKDNSTINVFYEGKIEYHADGKFKKTQCIFKDITLSKKTEEALKESEEKFRTFIQQSLDGIVLLDEEGHVIEWNKGYEKITGIKKDEVIGKLFWEIKYQLTPPGRQTLNRLQHIMKLQLEALKTGEAPFLSKIHETEMIRPDGEIRYVEQLAFPIKTSTGYRIGYVTRDITQRKQIEEALEKRIVALSRPLDNAKEIKFQDLFNLKDIQEIQDLFAEATGVASIITKPDGTPITRPSKFCGLFNIMENLENDQNNPFKFDSLMGQNPFESPIIKKCLNGSLWEAGANINVGGKHIANWLIGQVRDQSLPDEGQMRIYAQQIGVNPEEYIQSFFEIPIMSKNQFRKISQVLFAFANQLSSLAYQNIQQTRFISERQQAEEDLQKSLHEKETLNRVITQLVGTSKTSEIYHIMGEVIKELLPSSYVIIGGITPNGKNIRIVECFGFEKYIDEIENILEIDLFKIKFPVNNLSPSGINYFSDHLTESTEEVYNLAFKKISTKLFRMIERVLNIGKVYNMGFYCNSHHYGGLSIALPKDQPLEHEETIETIVNQASMALQRSFAEKAIKESLDEKEVLLREIHHRVKNNMQIINSLLSLQSQHVEGEETLDVLKESQGRVRSMAMIHEKLYQSPNLTKIDFKDYIEKLASNLIYTYQVETRNIEQVFEVKDVEMNIDTAIPCGLIINELVTNSLKYAFPQSELNSNGIIKIELYQVEDQFKLVISDNGVGLPSHIQPEDTETLGLQLVNSLVDQLEGTLEIDRLQGTKFTIVFSELNYKERI from the coding sequence TTGGCCAGAATCCTAGTAAATGACAACAGTAGTGCAGCGGGGAAACTGAAAGACAACCTCCAAATCATGGGCCACCAAATAATATACACTGATTGCCACGGTGAAAAAGCAGCCCAGAAGGCTGAAGAATTAAAAGTGGATCTTTTTTTGATGAACATACCATCGGAAAATTTTTTCCAGATGGAAAGTAAAAACAGGATCAATGAAACTATTCTAAACTCAAATACCCCTATTATTCCAGTTATTGATTTAACCAAAATAATGCAATCAGATTATTCCCCTTTAAAACAGGTTTTAGCAAGTTCACCTCATGGTTACCTTCTAAAAAATCAGGTTGAGGATTATGATCTTGACCAATTAAAATTTACCATTGAAATGGCTATTTACGAGCAAGGGTTAAGCACCAAGAATAATACAGATAACAGTGAAGATATAGATTTAAACAAAGATAATTCCCATTTAAATAAATATAATCACCTTAATGATAGTTCACTGAATGATGAACTGTTGAAAACTTTTTATGATAAAATTCCACTACCCTACCAATCTTTAAATGAAACCGGCCACTTCATAGAAGTAAACCAGGCGTGGTTAGATACCATGGGTTACTCCAGTGAAGAGGTTATAGGGAAATGGTTTGGTGAATTTCTTGCTCCAGGTTATGTTGAAATGTTCGAGAAGGAGTTCCCTATCTTTTTATCCACTGGTAAATTTCACAGTATAGAATTGGAAATGGTGAAAAAAGATAACTCAACCATCAATGTATTTTACGAAGGTAAAATCGAATACCATGCTGATGGGAAATTTAAAAAGACCCAATGTATTTTTAAAGATATTACATTGAGTAAAAAGACTGAAGAAGCATTGAAAGAAAGTGAAGAAAAGTTTCGAACATTCATTCAGCAATCGTTAGATGGTATTGTGTTGCTGGATGAAGAGGGGCATGTTATTGAATGGAATAAAGGATATGAAAAAATAACTGGTATTAAAAAAGATGAAGTCATTGGTAAATTATTTTGGGAGATAAAATACCAGTTAACACCACCCGGCCGACAGACCCTGAATCGACTGCAACACATTATGAAACTCCAGTTAGAAGCCTTGAAAACTGGGGAAGCTCCATTCCTGAGTAAAATTCATGAAACTGAAATGATACGTCCTGATGGGGAGATCCGTTATGTTGAACAGCTTGCATTTCCCATAAAAACCAGTACAGGATACAGGATAGGTTACGTTACCCGTGACATAACCCAAAGAAAACAGATCGAAGAAGCACTGGAGAAGAGGATTGTTGCTCTCAGCAGACCTCTGGATAATGCCAAAGAAATTAAGTTTCAGGACCTTTTTAATCTTAAAGATATTCAGGAGATACAGGATCTTTTTGCAGAAGCCACTGGAGTTGCATCTATTATCACCAAACCAGATGGTACGCCCATTACCAGACCTAGCAAATTCTGTGGTTTATTTAATATCATGGAAAATTTGGAAAATGATCAGAACAATCCATTTAAATTTGATTCCCTAATGGGTCAAAATCCTTTCGAAAGCCCAATTATAAAAAAATGTCTCAACGGCAGTCTCTGGGAAGCAGGGGCAAACATCAATGTGGGGGGAAAACACATTGCCAACTGGCTGATTGGTCAAGTTAGAGATCAATCACTCCCCGATGAAGGTCAAATGAGGATCTACGCCCAACAAATAGGAGTCAATCCAGAAGAATACATTCAATCATTTTTTGAAATTCCCATAATGTCTAAAAACCAGTTCAGGAAGATTTCTCAGGTACTTTTTGCATTTGCAAATCAATTATCTTCTTTAGCATACCAAAATATTCAGCAGACCCGTTTTATCAGTGAAAGACAACAGGCAGAAGAAGATCTTCAAAAATCCTTACATGAAAAGGAAACATTGAACCGGGTGATAACACAGCTTGTTGGCACATCTAAAACCAGTGAAATATACCATATTATGGGTGAAGTAATAAAAGAACTCTTACCTTCTTCTTATGTGATAATCGGGGGAATCACTCCCAATGGGAAAAATATTCGCATAGTAGAATGTTTTGGTTTTGAAAAATATATTGATGAAATAGAGAATATTCTGGAAATCGACCTATTTAAAATCAAATTTCCAGTGAATAACCTTTCCCCCAGTGGAATAAATTATTTCAGTGATCATCTTACTGAATCAACTGAAGAAGTGTATAATTTAGCATTTAAGAAAATTTCTACCAAATTATTCAGGATGATTGAAAGGGTTCTTAATATTGGAAAGGTGTACAACATGGGATTTTACTGTAACAGCCACCATTACGGTGGTTTGAGTATTGCCCTCCCCAAGGACCAGCCCCTGGAACATGAAGAAACCATAGAAACCATTGTAAACCAGGCATCCATGGCCCTTCAACGCTCTTTTGCAGAAAAAGCCATTAAAGAATCTTTAGATGAGAAAGAAGTTCTTTTAAGGGAAATTCATCACCGTGTTAAAAATAATATGCAGATCATCAACAGTCTCCTGAGCCTGCAAAGTCAACACGTGGAAGGGGAGGAAACACTGGATGTTCTAAAAGAAAGCCAGGGAAGAGTCCGTTCCATGGCCATGATCCATGAAAAACTCTATCAATCACCTAATCTCACCAAGATTGATTTTAAAGATTACATAGAAAAACTTGCCTCAAACCTGATTTATACTTACCAGGTGGAAACCAGGAATATTGAACAGGTTTTCGAGGTTAAAGATGTGGAAATGAATATTGACACAGCAATACCCTGTGGACTCATAATCAATGAACTGGTAACCAACAGCTTAAAATATGCATTCCCCCAATCTGAATTAAATAGCAATGGAATCATTAAAATAGAGCTTTACCAAGTAGAAGACCAATTTAAACTGGTAATCTCTGATAATGGAGTGGGACTACCCTCCCATATTCAACCCGAAGATACAGAAACACTGGGACTGCAACTGGTAAACAGCCTGGTAGATCAGCTGGAAGGAACCCTTGAAATTGATAGACTCCAGGGAACTAAATTCACCATAGTATTCAGTGAATTGAATTATAAAGAACGGATTTGA
- a CDS encoding glutamate decarboxylase → MLSEKLDLGKIKKSERENTSTYGSRYFSESIPKYEMPEDGMPAKAAYQLIDEELNLDGNPALNLASFVTTWMEPEADQLIMNSIGKNYVDNDEYPQTSKIQDRVVNMLARLFNAPHDCKSVGTGTIGSSEAIMLGLLAHKWTWRKRREAEGKSWDKPNIVMGADVHTVWEKFAKYFDVELKLIPLKRDVYTITAEDVAREVDENTIAVGAVIGTTFTGQMDPIKEINDLLVEIKKDRGWDIPIHVDGASGGFVAPFIFPDMEWDFRLEQVKSINVSGHKYGLVYPGVGWIIFKDKSDLPEDLIFDINYLGGLMPNYSLNFSKGSSTIIAQYYNLIRLGKKGYKDIMTNMFDNTLYLAGELQNSGKFELINKNIIVPLVAVTLKEADFSVFQLSEKLREKGWIVPAYTLPADAEDVAVLRIVVKENFGRDMVEMLLEDLMEAYDVLEKKGIKAGKEQDNPTLLY, encoded by the coding sequence ATGTTATCTGAAAAACTAGATCTGGGAAAGATTAAGAAATCAGAAAGGGAAAATACCAGCACTTACGGAAGCAGATATTTCAGTGAGAGTATTCCCAAATATGAGATGCCCGAGGATGGAATGCCTGCTAAGGCCGCATATCAACTCATCGATGAAGAATTGAATCTGGATGGAAATCCAGCTTTGAACCTGGCCAGTTTTGTAACCACCTGGATGGAACCAGAAGCTGACCAGCTGATCATGAACAGTATCGGTAAAAACTATGTGGATAACGATGAATACCCACAAACCTCTAAAATCCAGGACAGAGTGGTTAACATGCTGGCCCGCCTTTTTAATGCACCTCATGACTGTAAATCCGTGGGAACCGGTACCATAGGATCATCAGAAGCTATTATGCTGGGACTCCTGGCCCACAAATGGACCTGGAGAAAGCGGAGGGAAGCAGAAGGTAAGTCCTGGGATAAACCCAACATCGTGATGGGTGCTGATGTGCACACTGTCTGGGAGAAGTTCGCCAAGTATTTCGATGTGGAGTTAAAGTTAATACCCCTGAAAAGGGATGTTTACACCATAACTGCTGAAGATGTGGCACGGGAAGTTGATGAAAATACCATTGCAGTGGGTGCAGTTATTGGAACCACTTTCACCGGCCAGATGGATCCAATTAAAGAAATCAACGACTTACTGGTTGAAATTAAAAAAGACAGAGGATGGGACATACCCATACATGTTGATGGTGCCAGTGGTGGATTTGTAGCACCCTTCATTTTCCCGGATATGGAATGGGATTTCCGACTGGAACAGGTTAAATCCATCAATGTATCTGGACATAAATACGGCCTGGTCTATCCAGGGGTGGGATGGATAATATTCAAGGACAAATCTGACCTGCCCGAAGATCTGATATTTGATATCAACTACCTGGGAGGATTAATGCCCAACTACTCCCTGAATTTCTCCAAGGGAAGCAGTACCATAATCGCCCAGTACTACAATCTCATAAGACTTGGTAAAAAGGGTTATAAAGATATAATGACCAACATGTTCGATAACACCCTTTACCTTGCTGGAGAACTTCAAAATTCCGGTAAATTCGAACTCATAAATAAAAACATCATTGTACCCTTGGTAGCAGTAACCTTAAAAGAGGCTGATTTTTCAGTATTCCAGCTTTCTGAAAAACTCAGGGAAAAAGGATGGATTGTACCAGCTTACACCCTTCCCGCGGATGCCGAGGACGTTGCTGTTTTAAGAATAGTGGTTAAGGAGAATTTCGGCCGGGACATGGTTGAAATGCTCCTGGAAGACCTGATGGAAGCTTACGATGTACTGGAAAAAAAAGGTATTAAAGCAGGAAAAGAACAGGATAATCCAACATTACTCTATTAA
- the cfbA gene encoding sirohydrochlorin nickelochelatase: protein MNTESNSNEKIGILLIGHGSSLSQSNDVIHKLSAMYKETSPYPVEVGFMNIEKPSIPTALNTLAGKGVDRIIAAPIFLAHGLHTKEDIPYMLGLGEARKDAGYYNQEQDPIEFDGEIVYIEPMGADPRIVDVIKKRVEESLG from the coding sequence ATGAATACCGAATCAAACAGCAATGAAAAGATAGGGATCTTACTGATTGGGCATGGAAGTAGCTTATCTCAGAGTAACGATGTGATTCACAAGTTATCTGCAATGTATAAAGAAACATCCCCCTACCCGGTTGAAGTGGGATTTATGAACATTGAAAAACCATCAATACCCACTGCACTCAACACCCTGGCAGGAAAAGGGGTTGACCGGATTATTGCAGCACCGATTTTTCTAGCCCACGGCCTCCATACCAAAGAAGACATTCCATACATGCTTGGTTTAGGTGAAGCACGAAAGGATGCAGGTTATTATAACCAGGAACAGGACCCAATTGAATTTGATGGAGAAATTGTCTACATCGAACCAATGGGAGCCGATCCAAGGATCGTAGATGTGATTAAAAAGAGAGTGGAAGAATCCCTTGGATAA
- a CDS encoding anaerobic ribonucleoside-triphosphate reductase activating protein — protein MRIGNHITSTLEFPGKMSIVFFTAGCNLLCPYCHNPEIIDLESGEDTPLEELFTQIEDSCDFIDAVVITGGEPLLQSEDIEKIFEYCQKYDLKTKLDTNGCYPKKLGNIIELVDYVALDVKAPFAKYKEIIGDDVGDLVKKSMEIAYDSDCFLECRTTYVPSLMTTADMEKIAKEITCDLYTIQQFRNRVVFDEKLKNTPNTTQKELLEIANKIKPFLNKVKIKTGEFGDEIIK, from the coding sequence ATGCGAATTGGAAACCATATTACTTCAACACTGGAATTTCCAGGTAAAATGTCCATAGTCTTTTTCACAGCCGGATGTAATTTATTATGCCCTTACTGCCACAATCCAGAAATTATAGACCTGGAAAGTGGAGAAGATACCCCATTAGAAGAGTTATTTACCCAAATTGAAGACTCCTGTGATTTTATTGATGCAGTGGTAATTACTGGTGGTGAACCTCTCCTGCAGAGTGAGGATATAGAGAAGATCTTTGAGTACTGTCAGAAATACGATTTAAAGACCAAATTGGATACCAATGGATGCTATCCTAAAAAGCTTGGAAATATTATAGAATTAGTAGATTACGTTGCACTGGATGTTAAAGCACCATTTGCTAAATATAAAGAAATTATCGGTGATGATGTGGGTGATCTGGTTAAAAAGAGTATGGAAATTGCTTATGATTCAGATTGTTTCCTGGAGTGTAGAACTACCTACGTACCATCCCTGATGACTACCGCAGATATGGAAAAAATTGCAAAGGAGATAACCTGCGATCTTTACACCATCCAGCAGTTTAGAAATCGTGTGGTTTTCGATGAAAAACTAAAAAACACTCCCAACACCACTCAAAAAGAGCTTTTAGAAATTGCTAATAAAATAAAACCCTTCTTAAATAAAGTTAAAATTAAAACCGGTGAATTTGGGGATGAAATTATAAAATAA
- a CDS encoding class I SAM-dependent methyltransferase codes for MINVKPMVNVRPFENYSKKYDEWFDKNRFIYESELQAVKELLPSGKTGIEVGVGSGRFAAPLGIKLGLDPSRKMGEIAKKRGIKVIEGVAESLPFPDSHFDFILMVTTICFLDDVDRAFNEANRVLKPGGFIIIGFIDAESSLGKFYEEIRSKSEFYQHARFYSVNEVILLMKNAHFKNLCFRQALFQPVDKSRPLDKFQQLDEIKSTESVKKGYGEGSFIVVRGTKSIR; via the coding sequence ATGATAAATGTCAAGCCTATGGTTAATGTCCGACCGTTTGAAAATTATTCAAAAAAATACGATGAATGGTTTGATAAAAATAGATTTATCTATGAATCAGAACTTCAGGCAGTAAAAGAACTATTACCTAGTGGTAAAACTGGTATTGAGGTTGGTGTTGGCAGTGGACGCTTTGCAGCACCACTGGGTATTAAATTGGGACTTGATCCCTCAAGAAAAATGGGGGAAATTGCTAAAAAAAGGGGCATAAAAGTCATTGAAGGAGTTGCTGAGTCGCTCCCATTCCCTGATTCACATTTTGATTTTATTTTAATGGTCACTACAATATGCTTTTTAGATGATGTTGATAGGGCATTCAATGAAGCTAATCGAGTTTTAAAGCCGGGAGGATTTATTATAATAGGATTTATAGATGCTGAAAGCTCTTTAGGTAAATTTTATGAAGAAATTAGATCAAAGAGCGAGTTTTACCAGCATGCCAGGTTTTACTCGGTGAACGAAGTTATTTTGCTTATGAAAAATGCTCACTTCAAGAATTTATGTTTTAGACAGGCCCTATTTCAGCCAGTGGATAAATCTAGGCCACTGGATAAATTTCAGCAATTGGATGAAATTAAATCAACTGAAAGTGTGAAAAAAGGTTATGGGGAAGGTTCTTTCATTGTAGTAAGGGGAACCAAATCTATCCGGTGA
- a CDS encoding aldo/keto reductase, whose translation MLYRDFGKTKEKVSVLGFGCMRLPLKGDNPMDIDEGTAITMLRSAIDQGVNFIDTAYPYHGLSMDQGGASEPFLAKALQDGYREKVKIATKLPSWAVETREDMDRFLDEQLRRLETDCIDFYMVHGINKNYWENLKELGFEEFLDQAIVDGRIKHAGFSFHDRIELFKEVVDHYGWSFCLIQLNYLDDDYQAGEEGLEYAYARGLGVAVMEPLRGGHLANNVPAEVQKLFDEAETKRSPAQWALRWVWNHPEVGVVLSGMNTMEQVQENLKIAQEAHPNMLTEQELDITQQAKFIFENKVKISCTDCGYCLPCPSGVNIPENFAKYNDYFLFGSPEMMDIYKFNYHTFMQETEHAAVCTECGICEEHCPQGIKITQELKKVKEFFE comes from the coding sequence ATGTTATACCGAGATTTTGGAAAAACCAAAGAAAAAGTTTCAGTACTGGGATTTGGCTGCATGCGGCTTCCCCTGAAAGGGGATAATCCCATGGATATTGACGAGGGAACTGCCATAACTATGCTGCGCAGTGCCATAGATCAGGGTGTGAACTTCATTGACACGGCATACCCGTACCATGGCCTCAGTATGGATCAGGGAGGTGCCAGTGAGCCCTTCCTAGCAAAGGCACTGCAAGACGGCTACAGGGAGAAGGTGAAAATAGCCACCAAACTCCCCAGCTGGGCAGTAGAGACCAGGGAGGACATGGACAGATTCTTAGATGAGCAGCTGAGGCGTTTGGAAACAGATTGCATTGATTTTTACATGGTGCATGGTATTAATAAAAACTACTGGGAAAACCTGAAAGAACTGGGATTTGAAGAATTTCTGGACCAAGCAATAGTTGATGGGAGAATAAAACACGCCGGTTTCTCATTCCATGACAGAATAGAACTCTTTAAAGAGGTAGTGGATCACTATGGCTGGTCTTTCTGCCTGATCCAGTTAAATTATCTGGATGATGATTATCAGGCCGGAGAAGAAGGCCTGGAATATGCATATGCCCGAGGTTTAGGTGTGGCAGTAATGGAACCTTTAAGGGGTGGGCACCTAGCCAACAATGTCCCGGCAGAAGTTCAAAAATTATTTGATGAGGCAGAAACCAAAAGGTCCCCTGCCCAGTGGGCTTTAAGATGGGTGTGGAACCATCCCGAGGTGGGGGTGGTCCTAAGTGGTATGAATACCATGGAACAGGTTCAAGAGAATTTAAAAATAGCCCAGGAAGCCCACCCAAATATGTTGACTGAACAGGAATTAGATATTACCCAGCAGGCCAAGTTTATTTTCGAAAATAAGGTTAAAATAAGCTGTACTGATTGTGGTTACTGTTTACCCTGCCCTTCTGGTGTAAATATCCCGGAAAACTTTGCCAAGTACAATGACTACTTCTTGTTTGGTAGTCCTGAGATGATGGACATTTACAAGTTCAATTACCATACTTTCATGCAAGAAACTGAACACGCTGCAGTGTGTACTGAGTGTGGTATCTGTGAAGAGCACTGTCCCCAGGGCATCAAGATAACCCAGGAATTGAAGAAGGTTAAAGAGTTTTTTGAATAA
- a CDS encoding tautomerase family protein: MPVLHVNIWKGFEQEKIEYLIENLTKVFSDVGISPEAVEVIIHEIPQSHWGLGGVTCTEKFKDMDPDSWKKMPK, encoded by the coding sequence ATGCCAGTACTTCATGTGAACATATGGAAAGGTTTTGAACAGGAAAAAATCGAGTACTTAATTGAGAATTTGACCAAAGTCTTCTCGGATGTGGGGATTTCACCCGAAGCGGTGGAGGTTATAATACACGAAATTCCACAATCCCACTGGGGATTAGGTGGAGTAACCTGTACTGAAAAATTTAAGGACATGGATCCTGATTCATGGAAGAAAATGCCCAAATAA
- a CDS encoding helix-turn-helix domain-containing protein, producing MGNDYLKELYQTVDDTFSYLRKKWTIPIIKGLFCDCKNFKGFLELNPGLSSKVLSERLKELEENGIVEKVVLNSSAGHTEYYLTEKGRRLNRIIFEMFNFALDEVLKSEDSIKLREESKESLKATLQMNC from the coding sequence ATGGGTAACGATTATTTAAAAGAACTTTACCAAACCGTTGATGATACTTTTAGCTACCTCCGGAAGAAATGGACTATTCCAATAATTAAAGGATTATTCTGTGATTGTAAAAATTTTAAGGGTTTCCTGGAACTTAATCCAGGATTAAGCAGTAAGGTCCTGTCGGAGAGACTTAAAGAATTAGAAGAAAACGGTATCGTTGAGAAAGTAGTGTTAAACTCATCTGCAGGCCATACCGAGTATTATTTAACCGAGAAAGGGCGCAGATTAAACAGGATTATCTTTGAAATGTTTAATTTTGCCCTGGATGAAGTTTTAAAAAGTGAAGATAGCATAAAATTAAGAGAAGAATCCAAAGAATCATTGAAAGCAACTTTACAGATGAATTGTTAA